A stretch of the Malus sylvestris chromosome 10, drMalSylv7.2, whole genome shotgun sequence genome encodes the following:
- the LOC126587900 gene encoding L-type lectin-domain containing receptor kinase S.6-like, whose translation MARARKPVEDDGTVVVDWVWIMWEKGKLIEAADPRLLGKFDTVEMERMLMTGLASVHPNLMKRPMVKEAARILIGETTLPLLPSRKPKVSLRSVFLMSLKKSRLLWCSAKS comes from the coding sequence ATGGCGAGGGCGAGAAAGCCGGTGGAGGATGATGGAACAGTGGTGGTTGATTGGGTTTGGATCATGTGGGAAAAAGGGAAACTGATCGAAGCTGCTGATCCGAGGTTGTTGGGGAAATTTGATACGGTAGAGATGGAGAGGATGCTGATGACTGGACTTGCTAGTGTGCACCCGAACCTTATGAAGAGGCCAATGGTGAAGGAAGCTGCAAGGATTCTTATAGGCGAAACGACGCTTCCTCTGCTGCCTTCAAGAAAACCAAAGGTGAGCCTTCGGTCTGTTTTCCTGATGAGTTTGAAGAAATCTCGTTTGCTGTGGTGTTCGGCCAAGTCTTGA